The nucleotide sequence CGCACGGGGCGCGAGCTGATCGACTCCGGCCGGGAACGGATCGGCCGCATCGAGGAGACGATCGAGAACAAGCTCACCGAGCTGAAACCCCGGCTACGGGGCTGGCTGCACGTCGGCACCTTCCCGCTGGCCGTGCTGCTCGGTGCCACTCTGGTGATCCTGGCCCCCGACGAGCGCACCCGGGTGTCCACCGCGATCTTCGCCGTCACCGCCTCGATGCTGTTCGGCGTCAGCGCGCTCTACCACCGCGGCGACTGGGGCCCCCGGGCCAGCTCGGTGCTCAAGCGGCTCGACCACGCCAACATCTTCCTGATCATCGCGGGCACCTACACCCCGTTCAGCGTGCTGCTGCTGCCCTCCGGCCCGGCCCGCACCCTGCTGTGGATCGTCTGGACCGGCGCCCTGCTCGGGGTGGCGTTCCGGGTGCTGTGGGTCGGTGCCCCGCGCTGGCTCTACGTGCCGGTCTACATCGCCCTGGGCTGGGTGGCCCTGGCCTACGTGCCGCAGCTGCTGCACGGCGGCGGCTGGACGGTGTTCGCGCTGGTGGTGACCGGCGGCGCGCTCTACACCGTCGGGGGCGTGGTCTACGGGCTGAAGCGGCCGAACCCGAGCCCGCGCTGGTTCGGGTTCCACGAGGTGTTCCACGCCTTCACGGTGCTGGCGTTCCTGGCCCACTTCACCGGGATCAGCATCGCCGCGTTCAACGCCTGAGGTTCCGGCGTCCGTGGCTCAGTTGGCCGGGCCGGACCGGCGCACCTTCTCCACCGCCTCCATCGCCGAGCGCAGGTCGGTGAGCCAGGTCGAGGTGTTGTCGCCGACCAGCCGCACGCACCAGGCCAGCGCGTGGGCCCGCGAGCGCGCCACGCCGGCCTCCACCAGCGTGTCGAGCACCAGACGCTCGGGCTGACGCAGCCGGGTCATCACCGGCACGGCCAGGCTGGTGAACACCTCGGTCTCGCCGCCACAGGTGACGGCCCAGGCCACCTTTCGCCCGAAGCGGTGTTCCGCCTCGCGGGCCACCTGGATCCGGCGGTCGCGGGTCTCGTCGCGGAACCGGGCGATGCCACCGGCGATCGCCTCGGCCCGGGCGGCCGCGGCCGCGTCGTCCTTCTCCGGCTCGTCCGCCACGCCTTTCAGAGCCGGCACGCCTTCCGGGGCCGGCACGGTGAGCCGGACCAGGATCTCCTCCCGGTCGGTGGTCACCTCGGCGGCGGGCTCGTTCCATTCGGCCGGCAGTCGGGCGCCGAACCAGGCCTTGATCGCATCTGTGCTCATGTAGCGATGATTACTCGCTTGCATACCTCGTGCAAGCGAGTAATCACGACTTCGCGCTGGGCAGATGCGAGCACGCCGCGCTGCCCTCGCACGGCATCGATGTCACGGGCGTTCATCGAACCGGCCTGCCTGCGCAATCAGAGCGCTACCCTGTGCACATGACCACACAGCGCAGCGGCAAGGTCACAGATCTGCGTGTTGCGATCGATCCGGCCACCACCACCTGGGTGCCCGGCCGCTCCCAGGAGGGGCTCGACGACCGGCTCGAGGTCGCCGTGCTGGAGCCCGGCGACCGGGTGGCCGTGCGTGACACCGCCAACCCCGCCGGGCCGGCCCTGGTGTTCAGCAGCGCCGAGTGGCAGGGCCTGCTCAGCGGCCGGCCCAGCCTGGTCGACCTGCGCCGTTCCTGAGGGTCGGCGCTAGTTCTGCGGCCCTAGCCGGCGCTCCAGTTCCTCCGCCGTCGTCACCGGCAACTGGCACACGAACTCCCGGCACACATAAGCGCGGGCCTCGCCGAGCGGGGCCGTCTCCCGACCAGCCAGCAGCGGCACCCCCGGCGCGTCCGGCCGCCCTGCGCTGACCACCACCCCCGGCGCGGGCGAGGCCAGAGCGGCCAGGCGCAGATCCCTGAAGTTCGGGGTGTCGTCGTCCCCGACGATCGCCACCTCACGCGGACCGTCCAGCCGGGCCACCGACACCGCCAGCGCCCAGCCGAACGCCTGCGGCGCGCGCCCACCGACCGCCCCGCAGGCGGCCAGACACCGGTCGGCCGCCTCCCGGGCCCGGTGCGAACCGGTCAGCGCGGCATACGAAAGCAGAGCGCCGGCCGCGGCCGAGGCACCGGAGGGATACGCGTTGTCGGTCGGGTCGGCCGGGCGGCGCAGGGCGAGCAGGGCCTGATCGGTCGCGTCCTTCGCCGTGTCGTGCACCCCGTCCTCGTCGATGAACTGGGCCATCACCACCTGGAGCAGATTGCCGGCGGTGGCCAGCCAGCGCACCTCACCGGTCACGTTGTGCAGGGTGAGCAGTCCCTCGGCCAGGTCGGCGTAGTCCTCCAGCACTCCGGCCGACGCCCCGTGCGCGCCGTGCCGGCTCACCCGGTACAGCCGCGGCACCACGCCGGAACCGTGAATGTGCACGCGCAGCACCAGATTCGCGATCCGCTCGGCGGCCGTCACCAGGTCGGGGCGGTTCAGCAGCGCACCGGTCTCGGCCAGCGCGGCGATCGCCAGGCCGTTCCAGGCCGCCACCACCTTGTCGTCGCGGCCGGGCTGGGGGCGGGCCGCCCGCACCAGGCGCAGCTTCTCCCGCAGGCTCTGCCAGCGGGCCGCCGTGAACGGGTCGGCCCAGACGTCGTGGCTGAGCTGGGCGGTGGAGGTGCCGCGCTCGAAGGTGCCGGGCCGGCCCACGCGCAGCAGGGCCGCCGCCCAGGCGCCGTCCTCCGGGCCGAGGTGGGTGAGCAGGTCCTCGGGGGTCCACACATAGGTGCGGCCCTCCTCGCCGTGCCTCTCGCCGGTCTCCTCGTCCACCACCTCGGTGTCGGCGTCGAGCGACGAGGCCAGGCCGTGCTCCTCGGTCAGCAGCTCGGAGAGCATCCAGTCGCAGGTCTCCAGCGCGATCCGCGAGCCCACCTGCTCACCGGTCAGCCGCCACCAGTGCAGGTACACCCGGGCCAGCTGGGCGTTGTCGTAGAGCATCTTCTCGAAGTGCGGCACCACCCACCCGGCGTCCACGCTGTAGCGGGCGAAACCGCCTGCCACCTGGTCGTACATACCGCTGCGCGCCATCGCCCGCAGGGTCCGCCCGGCCAGGTCGCGGGCCGCCCGTCCGCCCGGGGTGGCCGGCTGCGCGGCGGCGTGCCGGATCAGGAACTCGGTCACCATGGACGGCGGGAACTTCGGGGCGCCGCCGAACCCGCCGTGCACCGGGTCCTCGGCCGCGACCAGTTTCTCCAGGGCGTGGGTGATCGTGGTGTCGTCCGGCGGCAGGGCCCCGGCGCCGGCCGGGATGGCCTGGTCGGCCAGGGCCCGGGCGATCCGGTCGCCGGCCTCCTTCACCTCGTGACGACGCTGCCGCCAGGTGTTCGAGACCGCCGTCAGCAGCTGCCGGAACGAGGGCAGCCGGCCGTGCGGCACCGGCGGGTAGTAGGTGCCCGCGTAGAACGGCGTGCCCTCCGGGGTGAGGAACACCGTCATCGGCCAGCCGCCCGAGCCGTTCAGCGCCTGGGTCGCCGCCATGTAGGTGGCGTCCACGTCGGGCCGTTCCTCGCGGTCCACCTTGACGTTGACGAACAGCACGTTCATCAGGTCGGCGACCTCCGGGTCCTCGAAGGACTCGTGGGCCATCACGTGACACCAGTGGCAGGCGGCGTAACCGACCGACAGCAGCACCGGGCAGTCCCGGCGGGCGGCCTCGGCGAAGGCCGCCTCACCCCACTGCCACCACTCGACCGGATTGTCCTTGTGCTGCAACAGGTAGGGGCTGGTCGCGTACTCCAGTCGGTTCGCCACGCAGCCTAAAGTCTCACGTCATGCGGGGTGCCGCCGCCGGACACGCACCCGGCGTCAGATCACCGGCGGACGGCCCGCCCGGGTCATCCGCCAGACCGCCTTCCAGCCCATCTTGCGGCGCGGTCCGCTCTCCAGCGTGAGGCCCTGCCAGTAGCCCTTCATCATCTCCATCGCGTCGTCCTTGCGACGCAGGCGCAGCGCGGAGATGGTGAACCAGACCGAGACGTAGACGATGCCGATCGGCATCGGCAGGTTGCGCCGGGCCAGCCAGACCCGGTTGCGAGCCGAGAACCGGTGGAACACGCTGTGCCGGGTCGGCGCGATCACCGGGTGGTTCACCACGATCTCGCCGTCGTAGCGCACCCGGTAACCGGCGTCCCACACCCGCCAGGCAAGCTCGATGCCCTCGTGGGCGTACCAGAACGGGGCCGGCCAGCCGTCGGTCGCGGCGAACACGTCGCGGCGCAGGGCCACGCCGCCCTCCCAGATCGCGGCCACGTCGCTGCTGCGGTGCGGGTCGCCCACCCGCAGCCGGGGCGTCCACCGGCGGGGCGAGGGCAGGCCGTCCGGGTCGGCCACCCGGGGCTGGATCAGGCCGACGCCGGGCTCGTCGACGAACCGCTGGGCGATCAGCGCCAGCGTGTCGGAGGTCGGCAGGAACGCGTCGTCGTCGAGAAAGAACAGCAGTTCGCCCTGCACGTAGGGCACACCCGCGTTGCGGCCGGCCGGGATGCCGAGGTTCTCCGGCAGGGCCACACCGCGCACACCCTCGGGCAGGCCGGTCGGCTCCCAGCCGTTGCCGACCACCACCACGTCGGTGATCACGCCACGCTGGGCCAGCACCGAGCGCACGGCCCGGTCGAGCGTCTCCGGGCGGCTGCCCTGGGTCAGCAGCACCACGCCGTAGCGGGCCACCGGCAGGGACTTGAGCTGGGGAGTCATCGCCTGGTCCTCCTGTTCCGTCACGGCGCTCACCGAAGCCGCGCCGAGGAGAGGACCGCGGCCAGGTGACCCACCAGGGTCACCAGGCCCGCCAGGACCAGACCCACCAGCAGCACCTCGGTGGCCGTGTAACCACCCACCACCAGGTCGATCACGGCTGCCGCGAGGATCAGCAGAGTCAGCTCGACCGAGTGGAACACCCGGTGGAAGGGCACCAGCCGGGCCACCCGGCGCAGCGTGCGCACGGCGCCGGCGCTGGGCACCCGGACCTGCTCGACGTCTTTCATGGCAGGCATGCCGGCGTAGTGCCGCGAGACGTGCACCAGGTCGTTCTCCACCTTGTTGAGGGCCACCAGCAGAGCCAGCAGCGCACCGAGGAACAGGGCCGGGTCGGCCAGGGCCCCGAGCAGCCCGGCCCACCAGCCCGTTCCGTCGGCCACGACCGCGGGGCTGTGGCCGAGGCCGTCACCGTTCGCGACCCGGACGCCGAGGGCGAGCGCGATGCCGCACTCCGCCACGTAGTGCCCCACCCGGTCGAGGTAGACGCCGACCGGTGAGGACGTGCCCCGCCACCGCGCCACCTCCCCGTCCGAGCAGTCGAACAGCATCTGGAGCTGCACCAGGAAGGCGGCCAGCAGGGCACCGGCCAGGCCGGTCCAGGCGGTGGACAGCGCCGCCAGCGCGGCCGAGGTGATCATCAGCCAGGTGACCTGGTTCGCCGACAGCCCCATGGCCAGCAGCGGACGGGTCAGGTAAGGCGAGATCTGCCGGAGGTAGGCATGTGCCACCCAGTGCTCGGCGGCGGCCCGGGAGCGAACGTGCTCGGGCTGTGCGACGCGCCGGAGCTCGGCGATGGTGGGCCCGCTCATCGGGCGGCTCCGATCCATGACTTGAGACTGGTTCCGGCCGAGGTCACGGCGACCACGGCGGTGAGTGCCCAGAGACCGCCGGTGACCCAGTCCTCGGTGTCGAGGGGGAGCAGCAGGCCGGGCAGGAAGATCAGCACGATGAAAGCGACGATCCGCAGGTCCGCACCGATGACCAGACCGGCCGAACCGGCACCTTCGCGCACCCCGTACGCCTGGAGGTAGTGCGCCACCGCGATCACCGCGACCAGCATGACCGCGGCGCCGTGCTGCGCCTCGACCGCCGAGCTGAGCAGGTAGACGAGCGCCGTCTCGGCCACCGCCACGACGGCCGGGGCGATCACCGCGGACCGGCCGCGCAGACGCTGGAGAACGGCGCCGAGCCAGGGACCGGTGTCGGCCGGGACGGCGGCCGCCAGGTCGCCGGCCAGCGAGCGGGCCCGCGACGTGAGGGCGGCCAGCAGGTAGACGGCCGCGCCCAGACCGAACACGCACAGCAGGATCAGCGTGGCCTTCGGGGTCCACAGCGCCGCGCCGAGCGAGATCACCAGGAAGCGCTCGCCGATCGGGAAGTGACCGATGCGCTTGAGCCAGCCGGTGACCCCGAAGGTGTCGGTGGCCGAGCTGAAACCACGTGGGACGCGGACCGGTTCGGCCGGGGCGACCCAGGAGACCGGCGCCGGGACCACCGGGCCGGCCAGCTGCGCGCGGCGCAGCGACCAGGACAGGTCGGCCAGGCTGCGGAAGGTCTGCACGCCGATCGCCAGCGCGGCCAGCGGCCACAGGTCCTGGTCGGCGCGGGCCCCGGCGACGGCCAGGGCGAAGATCACCGCGAACTCCTTGATCCGGTCGGTACTGGCGTCGAGCCAGGCGCCCAGCCGGGAGAAGCGGCGGCGGTAACGGGCCAGTTCGCCGTCCACGCAGTCGACGACGACGCAGAGCTGGAGCAGCAGCGCACCGATCACCGCGGGAAGCCGGTCGCCGGAGGCGATCAGCACGGCGGCGACCAGGCCGAGCACGAACGAGCCGGCGGTGACCTGGTTGGGGGTCAGGCCCAGGCGCTCGGCCGGGCCGGTGAGCCGCCAGGACAGCTTGCGCAGCACGAAGGTGGAGAAGAAACCGTCACCACCACGGGCCGCCTCGCGCAGCCGCACCCGGCGCTCAGGCACGGCGGCCAGCGCCCGGACCGCTGTGTCGGCCTGCTCGGCGTCGGCCGGGCGGGCCCAGAGGTAGCCGCCGATCTGCACCGGCTGCACCGTGACACCCGCGCCGGGCAGCCGCCGGACCAGCTCGATCAGGAGGTCGTCCGGGGCGGCCGGGTCGAGGTCGTGGATCAGGCCGCCGGCGGCGGGCCGGTCGGCGGCGTCGATCTTGAGCACGTCGAGCAGCTCGTACGTCTCGTCACCGCCCGCGACGGCGGAGGCCAGCGCTCCGGTGCGCACCCGGGGGTGGTCGAGTACCGCGCCCAGGGCGGTGCCGTTGACCACCAGCTCGGCCGGGATCAGTGCGACCGGGCGGGCCGGGACGGCGTTGGCGCCCTCGACCGGGGCGCCGCCAGGTGCCTGCGGCCGCCCGGCCACCGCGCGGGCCAGGGCCTCCGGGCCGCCGGGGCTGCCGATCGTGACGATCTGCTCCCGGGCCACCGTGATGCCCTGCTCGCCGAGGGCGGCCCGCAGGGCATCGACCCGGGAGGGTACGTTCGGGTGAAGAACGAGGAAAACCACGTCGAGACCGGCTTCGGCGGGAGAAATCGTCACCCCTGCGGCGGTTGCGCTCATGGTCGGGGGAACCTCCGGAGCCACCGGGGCGTTGTCACGTACAGTGACGGCAGTGCCGGTGCGGCGACGGAACATGGTTCCGGCCGAACGCCCTCGCGCATCCACCCTGTGGGATCCGTTCTCTCGGTCTCGAGTCGAAAGACATTAGCACTGCGTTCATGTGCCGGTCGCCCTGATGCCCGGTCTCGTTCCCCCGGGCGCGAAGTTTAAAACCTTCGCGAAAAGTCACCGCATGTGACCACATAGCTTTCACACAGCGGCAACATCACACAGAGCGATCATCATCGGGGAGACGCAGAACACTTCCGGGGCGTGTAACGATCTGAACGCGAAACGACGATCAGGCAAACGAGCCGCCACCCTGGAAGCGGAGCCCGGACACGGCGAGACACAGCTCCCACATAAACTGCGCGCCGGTCCCCCGACCACGACCATTCCCACGAAGGAGCACCAGACCCCCGATGGCGCTGCCGACCTCCGTCTCCAACTTCCTCCGCTCACCCAGCCCGGCCACGCTGGGGGCTCTGGCCAACACGATCAACAACAAGCGGCGCAACCTGCGCCGCGGCTCGGTCAAGCCGCGCGGCCCACGGCTGAACCGGGTGCCCGAGGGCCCGGCGCCGGCCGCCGAGGTGGTCATCTACTTCGCCGAGGACAAGCGGAAGATGTACCAGCTCGACCAGTGGCTGCCGGTTTTCGAGGAGCTGCACCGGCGGCACCCGCTGGTGATCGTGATGCGGTCCAAGCAGTCGTTCAACCACCTGAGCGAGCGCACGCCGCTGCCCACCGTGTACACCCGCCGGCTGGCCGACGTCCTGGAGCTCTACGACGAGCTGGACCCGAAGGTGGCGATCTACGTCAACAACGGCGTCGCCAACTTCCAGTCGCTCGCCGTCGCGTCGATCCTGCACGTGCACGTCAACCACGGTGAGAGCGACAAGGTCAGCATGGTCTCGAACCAGGCCAAGGCCTACGACCGGGTGTTCGTCGCGGGTGAGGCCGCCGAGCGCCGGCACGCCGCCGCGCTGATCAACTTCGACTACGGCAAGCTGATCCGGACCGGCCGCCCCCAGCTCGACCTGAAGTTCGAGCCGGTGCTGGCGCCGTCCCCCCGCAAGACCGTGATCTACGCCCCCACCTGGGAGGGCGAGAACGACTTCAACAACTACACGTCGGTGGACCGGTACGGAGCGGCGATCGTGCGCCAGCTGCTGACACTCGACGACGTCCGGGTGGTCTACCGGCCGCACCCGCGGGTGGCCAGCAGCACCACGCTCGACGTGATCGGCGGCCACAAGGAGATCCTCTCGCTGCTGGACCACGCCGCGGCGGCCGACCCGGAGGCCGGGCACGCCACCGCGATGGAGGGCTCGATCCTGGCCCTGTTCCAGGAGTGCGACGCGATGGTGACCGATGTGTCCAGCGTCGGCCTGGACTTCCTCTACCTGCGCAACGACGCCCCGCTGTTCATCACCGACCGTCGTGACAACCCGGCCCAGCTGGCCGTGGACGCCCCGATCTCCGGCGCCTCCGACGTGATCAACAGCGACACGATCGACGAGTTCGGCGCCGTGCTGGCCTCCCGGCTGGAGTTCGACTCCCGCATGCAGGAGCGAATCGCCAAGCGCCGCTTCTACTTCGGCGACATCGCGCCGGGCGAGAGCACGCAGCGGTTCCTCGATGCCGTCAGTACCGTCGCCGCCCAGCGCGACGAGATGGTGGCCCGGCTGCCGCACCGCCAGACGCACGCCGCCGGCGCGGCCGCGGCCACCGGCGACATGGCCGGCGACGTGACCCCGGCCGAGGCCGATTCCGGCTACGGGCACACCGAACTGCTCGAGGCCATCGAGGAAGCCATCGAAGAGGCGATCGAGACGCCCGACGACCCGGAGGAGAACCCCGTGGACAGCGACGAGAACCGGACGGACGCGGACCAGCCGCGCGAGAACCCCCAGGGCGAGGTGGTGGCCGACCCGGCCCCGGTGGGAGACGTGGCAGGCCGCCGCTGATCCGATGACCGAGAACAACGCACCGACGCACACCACACCGGC is from Kineosporia corallincola and encodes:
- a CDS encoding thioredoxin domain-containing protein; translation: MANRLEYATSPYLLQHKDNPVEWWQWGEAAFAEAARRDCPVLLSVGYAACHWCHVMAHESFEDPEVADLMNVLFVNVKVDREERPDVDATYMAATQALNGSGGWPMTVFLTPEGTPFYAGTYYPPVPHGRLPSFRQLLTAVSNTWRQRRHEVKEAGDRIARALADQAIPAGAGALPPDDTTITHALEKLVAAEDPVHGGFGGAPKFPPSMVTEFLIRHAAAQPATPGGRAARDLAGRTLRAMARSGMYDQVAGGFARYSVDAGWVVPHFEKMLYDNAQLARVYLHWWRLTGEQVGSRIALETCDWMLSELLTEEHGLASSLDADTEVVDEETGERHGEEGRTYVWTPEDLLTHLGPEDGAWAAALLRVGRPGTFERGTSTAQLSHDVWADPFTAARWQSLREKLRLVRAARPQPGRDDKVVAAWNGLAIAALAETGALLNRPDLVTAAERIANLVLRVHIHGSGVVPRLYRVSRHGAHGASAGVLEDYADLAEGLLTLHNVTGEVRWLATAGNLLQVVMAQFIDEDGVHDTAKDATDQALLALRRPADPTDNAYPSGASAAAGALLSYAALTGSHRAREAADRCLAACGAVGGRAPQAFGWALAVSVARLDGPREVAIVGDDDTPNFRDLRLAALASPAPGVVVSAGRPDAPGVPLLAGRETAPLGEARAYVCREFVCQLPVTTAEELERRLGPQN
- the trhA gene encoding PAQR family membrane homeostasis protein TrhA, which gives rise to MTDHAGGDNQDERLPRTGRELIDSGRERIGRIEETIENKLTELKPRLRGWLHVGTFPLAVLLGATLVILAPDERTRVSTAIFAVTASMLFGVSALYHRGDWGPRASSVLKRLDHANIFLIIAGTYTPFSVLLLPSGPARTLLWIVWTGALLGVAFRVLWVGAPRWLYVPVYIALGWVALAYVPQLLHGGGWTVFALVVTGGALYTVGGVVYGLKRPNPSPRWFGFHEVFHAFTVLAFLAHFTGISIAAFNA
- a CDS encoding CDP-glycerol glycerophosphotransferase family protein codes for the protein MALPTSVSNFLRSPSPATLGALANTINNKRRNLRRGSVKPRGPRLNRVPEGPAPAAEVVIYFAEDKRKMYQLDQWLPVFEELHRRHPLVIVMRSKQSFNHLSERTPLPTVYTRRLADVLELYDELDPKVAIYVNNGVANFQSLAVASILHVHVNHGESDKVSMVSNQAKAYDRVFVAGEAAERRHAAALINFDYGKLIRTGRPQLDLKFEPVLAPSPRKTVIYAPTWEGENDFNNYTSVDRYGAAIVRQLLTLDDVRVVYRPHPRVASSTTLDVIGGHKEILSLLDHAAAADPEAGHATAMEGSILALFQECDAMVTDVSSVGLDFLYLRNDAPLFITDRRDNPAQLAVDAPISGASDVINSDTIDEFGAVLASRLEFDSRMQERIAKRRFYFGDIAPGESTQRFLDAVSTVAAQRDEMVARLPHRQTHAAGAAAATGDMAGDVTPAEADSGYGHTELLEAIEEAIEEAIETPDDPEENPVDSDENRTDADQPRENPQGEVVADPAPVGDVAGRR
- a CDS encoding glycosyltransferase family 2 protein, giving the protein MTPQLKSLPVARYGVVLLTQGSRPETLDRAVRSVLAQRGVITDVVVVGNGWEPTGLPEGVRGVALPENLGIPAGRNAGVPYVQGELLFFLDDDAFLPTSDTLALIAQRFVDEPGVGLIQPRVADPDGLPSPRRWTPRLRVGDPHRSSDVAAIWEGGVALRRDVFAATDGWPAPFWYAHEGIELAWRVWDAGYRVRYDGEIVVNHPVIAPTRHSVFHRFSARNRVWLARRNLPMPIGIVYVSVWFTISALRLRRKDDAMEMMKGYWQGLTLESGPRRKMGWKAVWRMTRAGRPPVI
- a CDS encoding CDP-alcohol phosphatidyltransferase family protein, whose protein sequence is MSGPTIAELRRVAQPEHVRSRAAAEHWVAHAYLRQISPYLTRPLLAMGLSANQVTWLMITSAALAALSTAWTGLAGALLAAFLVQLQMLFDCSDGEVARWRGTSSPVGVYLDRVGHYVAECGIALALGVRVANGDGLGHSPAVVADGTGWWAGLLGALADPALFLGALLALLVALNKVENDLVHVSRHYAGMPAMKDVEQVRVPSAGAVRTLRRVARLVPFHRVFHSVELTLLILAAAVIDLVVGGYTATEVLLVGLVLAGLVTLVGHLAAVLSSARLR
- a CDS encoding CDP-alcohol phosphatidyltransferase family protein, which gives rise to MSATAAGVTISPAEAGLDVVFLVLHPNVPSRVDALRAALGEQGITVAREQIVTIGSPGGPEALARAVAGRPQAPGGAPVEGANAVPARPVALIPAELVVNGTALGAVLDHPRVRTGALASAVAGGDETYELLDVLKIDAADRPAAGGLIHDLDPAAPDDLLIELVRRLPGAGVTVQPVQIGGYLWARPADAEQADTAVRALAAVPERRVRLREAARGGDGFFSTFVLRKLSWRLTGPAERLGLTPNQVTAGSFVLGLVAAVLIASGDRLPAVIGALLLQLCVVVDCVDGELARYRRRFSRLGAWLDASTDRIKEFAVIFALAVAGARADQDLWPLAALAIGVQTFRSLADLSWSLRRAQLAGPVVPAPVSWVAPAEPVRVPRGFSSATDTFGVTGWLKRIGHFPIGERFLVISLGAALWTPKATLILLCVFGLGAAVYLLAALTSRARSLAGDLAAAVPADTGPWLGAVLQRLRGRSAVIAPAVVAVAETALVYLLSSAVEAQHGAAVMLVAVIAVAHYLQAYGVREGAGSAGLVIGADLRIVAFIVLIFLPGLLLPLDTEDWVTGGLWALTAVVAVTSAGTSLKSWIGAAR
- a CDS encoding DUF397 domain-containing protein, whose protein sequence is MTTQRSGKVTDLRVAIDPATTTWVPGRSQEGLDDRLEVAVLEPGDRVAVRDTANPAGPALVFSSAEWQGLLSGRPSLVDLRRS